The Schizosaccharomyces pombe strain 972h- genome assembly, chromosome: I genome contains a region encoding:
- the ufd2 gene encoding ubiquitin-protein ligase E4, whose protein sequence is MSDLEKIRLKRLAKLQQTNSEANSSKEPKESNIAPEPKKPDLKKRFIGSKATTSNSEQKEISPPVTSGAPKHRLFSKDEWMHFITCQALNITLSETDSSKYYLEGFKKDLEEEGSPLLFNENNVDSALLSRLSTTGNNTFSYLLQSWSFLYQYKKRLPKDENQDFKIHYLSLLKSLLVSYAGIVVMLPDTFNSETIDLAEVLIGAEGIPLEFLSEFVQRFEHENLDELFIPVLESLSLKIGLMNVDTVQMNVMQIILQLVSLKPIALLLPKLPSWNPTNNAGEIEYKTFLGRISSLSVFTQDVASRYFSNSTERSAQNISSSISSLKLTMSTYQDVLFQIFNTLIRTSTSLRESVLDFFAMVVNANHKRQSIQVNHFDITSDACMLNFSHVLSRLSEPFLDIGCSKIDRVQVEYFRRNPRVDIKEETKLNADQKASESFYSKPAEGSNNFISDIFFLNLAFHHYGVNATFKALEQLVQSIRDSEKLKERLETEQQNMSGSFQATRLTAQLSRLDQRLDLDRSFVHCYEIMLTQTSDTSRSFSFLNFVAIWLSRLADGQSSTYPKMPLSLPFNENAPEAFKCLPEYFIETITDYMLSLFKTSSSTLTLHSLEPLCEFCVSFLTQANYIKNPYLRAKLAEILYFGVQTHVGRSELLLDVVRTSKVATRWLLPALMAFYIEIESTGQSTQFYDKFNIRFYICEVFRTIWKQPAYFGKLEQEQKTNLPFFVKFVALMLNDATYLLDEALLKLTEIHNLQSLLADAISNSNSNQNVQESQSNLAAAERQASTYCQLGNETIFMLKLFTSSIPKAFCAVEIVDRLAAMLNYNLQALCGPKCSNLKVEDPTKYHFNAKTLLSIIFDVYLNLCNEPAFVEAVAHDGRSYSKEIFERATSIMTKHNLKSSFDIEAIKEFVNRVEAFRLQEATEEEDMGDIPDYFLDPLMFTIMKDPVVLPRSGISIDRSTIKAHLLSDATDPFNRTPLTLDDVTPNDTLREEINTFLKSKRNKHSRNSE, encoded by the exons ATGAGTGATTTGGAAAAG ATTCGTCTTAAAAGGCTTGCTAAATTGCAGCAGACCAATTCGGAGGCAAATTCTTCTAAAGAACCTAAGGAAAGCAATATTGCACCTGAACCTAAAAAAcctgatttaaaaaagagattTATTGGTTCAAAGGCTACAACATCAAATTCagaacaaaaagaaatatctCCACCTGTTACATCTGGTGCTCCAAAACATCGCTTGTTTTCTAAGGATGAATGGATGCATTTTATAACATGTCAGGCTCTTAATATTACATTAAGTGAAACTGATTCATCAAAATACTATTTAGaaggttttaaaaaagatttagaaGAAGAGGGATCccctttattatttaatgagAATAATGTTGACTCTGCGTTACTCTCTCGACTGTCAACAACTGGCAACAATACTTTCTCTTATTTGTTACAGTCTTGGAGTTTTCTGTATCAGTATAAAAAGAGACTTCCGAAGGATGAAAACCAGGACTTTAAAATTCACTATTTATCTCTGTTAAAAAGTTTGCTTGTCAGTTATGCCGGTATTGTAGTAATGCTTCCTGACACATTCAATTCGGAGACAATTGATTTGGCCGAGGTTTTAATTGGTGCAGAAGGTATACCTTTGGAATTTCTATCAGAATTTGTTCAGAGGTTTGAACACGAAAACTTAGATGAATTGTTTATTCCTGTGTTGGAATCTTTATCTTTGAAAATTGGTCTTATGAATGTAGATACTGTTCAAATGAATGTGATGCAG ATTATATTACAACTTGTGTCATTAAAACCAATTGCATTACTTTTGCCGAAGTTGCCTTCTTGGAATCCTACGAATAATGCTGGAGAAATTGAGTACAAAACGTTTCTTGGAAGAATATCAAGCTTGTCAGTGTTTACTCAAGATGTCGCTTCTCGatatttttccaattctaCTGAGAGATCAGCCCAAAATATATCTTCGTCAATAAgttctttaaaattgacTATGTCTACTTATCAGGATgtcctttttcaaattttcaataccCTCATTCGAACATCTACATCTTTGAGAGAGTCTGTGTTGGATTTCTTTGCCATGGTGGTAAATGCCAATCACAAGCGACAATCCATTCAAGTTAATCATTTTGATATTACATCTGACGCCTGCATGCTAAATTTTTCACATGTGTTAAGCAGACTTTCTGAACCATTTCTTGACATAGGATGTTCGAAAATTGACAGAGTACAAGTTGAATATTTTAGGAGAAACCCTCGCGTTGATATCAAAGAAGAGACTAAATTGAATGCTGATCAAAAGGCTTCGGAATCGTTTTATTCAAAACCAGCCGAGGGTTCCAATAACTTTATTTCagacatattttttttaaatctcgCATTTCATCATTATGGTGTAAATGCTACCTTTAAGGCTTTAGAGCAACTTGTGCAATCAATTCGTGATAGCGAGAAACTGAAAGAAAGATTAGAGACTGAACAGCAAAATATGAGCGGTAGTTTTCAAGCGACACGTCTCACTGCTCAATTAAGTCGGCTTGATCAAAGATTGGATTTAGATAGATCGTTTGTGCACTGTTATGAGATTATGCTTACGCAGACATCTGATACTTCAagatcattttcttttcttaatttCGTTGCCATTTGGTTATCGAGGTTAGCTGATGGTCAATCTTCGACATATCCAAAAATGCCGCTATCGTTACcgtttaatgaaaatgcaCCGGAAGCTTTCAAATGTTTACctgaatattttattgaaaccATTACAGATTATATGttgtctttatttaaaaccTCGTCGAGTACTTTGACGCTGCATTCCTTAGAGCCTTTGTGTGAATTTTGTGTGTCGTTTCTAACTCAAGCTAATTATATCAAAAATCCTTATTTGCGAGCGAAACTTGCCGAGATTTTATACTTTGGAGTGCAAACGCACGTGGGAAGATCAGAATTGTTGTTAGATGTTGTACGTACGTCGAAGGTTGCAACAAGGTGGTTACTTCCAGCACTTATGGCGTTTTATATTGAGATTGAATCTACAGGACAATCTACCCAATTTTATGATAAATTCAACATTCGTTTCTATATATGCGAAGTATTTAGAACTATTTGGAAGCAACCAGCCTATTTTGGTAAGCTGGAGCAGGagcaaaaaacaaatttgccgttttttgttaaatttgtAGCTCTCATGCTTAATGATGCTACATATCTTCTTGATGAGGCTCTTTTAAAACTAACCGAGATTCACAACCTTCAGAGCCTTTTGGCAGATGCAATAAGCAATAGCAACTCTAACCAGAATGTTCAAGAATCGCAAAGCAACTTAGCGGCCGCAGAACGTCAAGCTTCTACTTATTGCCAGTTAGGGAATGAAACTATTTTTATGCTCAAATTGTTCACTTCCTCAATTCCTAAAGCCTTTTGTGCCGTTGAAATTGTAGATCGGTTGGCAGCTATGCTAAACTATAACCTTCAAGCTTTATGTGGCCCTAAGTGTAGTAACCTCAAGGTAGAGGACCCAACgaaatatcattttaatGCAAAAACCCTTTTGTCGATTATTTTCGATGTTTATCTTAACCTGTGCAATGAACCTGCATTTGTCGAAGCTGTTGCTCACGATGGCCGTTCTTAtagtaaagaaatatttgaaCGTGCGACTAGCATTATGACTAAGCACAACCTCAAGTCATCTTTTGATATAGAAGCtattaaagaatttgtGAATAGGGTAGAGGCATTCAGATTGCAAGAGGCTACTGAAGAGGAAGACATGGGTGATATTCCTGACTACTTCTTAGATCCTCTTATGTTTACAATAATGAAAGATCCTGTTGTTTTACCGAGATCTGGCATTTCGATTGATAGGTCTACTATTAAAGCACATCTACTAAGTGATGCCACCGACCCATTTAATCGAACTCCATTAACGCTTGATGATGTGACACCga ATGATACATTACGTGAGGAAATTAACACGTTCCTGAAATCAAAACGCAACAAACATTCGCGAAATAGTGAATGA
- the ice2 gene encoding family protein ICE2 has translation MDQEIRSNNYDISVSTVEDTSFEAMDDSILEIIDDEAPEIQGKPKANISTHFRNMLAMFGNFLSLGFFLVIIVLVGIAFEIGGRFCGLILTLALEVYFFSTALLKLFGLRKIALTLHFFEPLLVFILLIIALNASPSIEQNKYASFLASAWNTALLHFTPLFNLLEGMASLLVVQALGHLSRWLVHNKSENWMFFILLNASSAISMSLYLLYRVSSFSISNPNALMIGFSLATVIVISIYGVASGRANLSEASLMFLYIAYTVYMVCTDFGNPNTSSLEKPKFDYLPPNILQSVHYLISTISATLPRTLYNIVLFMVAAAKTVAPSVFATFAFRISVMYAVTRILPAIQNNIIFLEYSRTSKQGMWSILSPCILIAVYTNLLLQHLYPTPSFTSPVNQILCSAEIWRWVSAILTLLLYAIELAYSKESDTGQALASHFKLD, from the exons ATGGACCAGGAAATTAGGTCGAATAATTATGATATTTCGGTTTCGACAGTGGAGGACACGAGTTTTGAAGCAATGGATGATTCTATATTGGAAATTATTGATGATGAAGCACCAGAGATTCAGGGAAAACCTAAAGCAAATATATCAACACATTTCCGCAACATGCTAGCAATGTTTGGGAATTTCCTTTCCCTGGGGTTTTTTTTAGTCATAATAGTTTTAGTAGGAATCGCCTTTGAGATTGGCGGTCGGTTTTGCGGTTTG atACTTACACTTGCACTAGAAGTATACTTTTTCTCTACTGCTTTGTTGAAGCTGTTTGGGCTTCgaaaaattgctttaacATTACATTTCTTTGAACCTCTTTTAGTTTTTATTCTATTAATAATAGCCCTTAATGCATCACCAAGCATAGAGCAGAATAAATATGCCTCTTTTCTTGCTTCTGCTTGGAACACTGCTCTACTACACTTTACTCCCCTATTTAATTTGCTAGAAGGAATGGCGTCGCTTTTAGTTGTACAAGCTCTTGGCCATCTAAGCCGTTGGTTGGTCCATAATAAGTCCGAAAACTGGATG ttctttattttgcttAATGCTAGTAGTGCCATATCAATGAGCCTCTATCTCCTCTATCGtgtatcttctttttctatctCCAATCCTAATGCATTAATGATCGGATTTTCCCTTGCAACTGTGATTGTAATTTCTATTTATGGTGTTGCTTCTGGACGTGCAAATTTATCTGAAGCATCGCTAATG tttttgtatattgCATACACCGTATATATGGTTTGTACTGATTTTGGCAATCCAAACACTAGTTCTCTTGAGAAACCAAAGTTTGATTATCTTCCTCCTAATATACTTCAAAG tGTTCACTATCTAATCTCCACTATATCTGCTACTTTACCAAGGACGCTTTATAATATTGTACTTTTTATGGTAGCGGCTGCTAAGACCGTAGCGCCGAGTGTTTTCGCTACATTTGCTTTTCGCATATCAGTTATGTATGCCGTAACAAGAATTTTACCTGCAATACAAAATAACATCATCTTTCTCGAGTACAGTCGAACTTCTAAACAGGGTATGTGGAGTATTCTTTCTCCATGTATACTTATTGCAGTCTATACAAACCTTCTATTACAGCACTTATACCCAACACCCTCTTTCACTTCTCCAGTGAATCAAATATTGTGTTCCGCTGAAATTTGGCGTTGGGTAAGTGCTATTTTAACTCTCCTCTTATACGCCATTGAACTAGCTTATAGCAAAGAGTCTGACACAGGCCAGGCTCTTGCTAGCCATTTCAAACTTGACTAA
- the rps23 gene encoding 40S ribosomal protein uS12 yields MGKPAGLNAARKLRNHRREERWADAHYKKRLLGTAYKSSPFGGSSHAKGIVVEKIGVEAKQPNSAIRKCVRVQLIKNGKKVTAFVPHDGCLNFVDENDEVLLSGFGRKGKAKGDIPGVRFKVVKVAGVGLSALFHEKKEKPRA; encoded by the coding sequence ATGGGAAAACCCGCAGGATTGAACGCCGCTCGTAAGCTTCGCAATCATCGCCGTGAGGAGCGTTGGGCCGATGCTCATTACAAGAAGCGCTTATTGGGAACCGCTTACAAGTCATCACCTTTCGGTGGATCGTCTCATGCTAAGGGTATCGTTGTCGAAAAGATTGGTGTAGAAGCTAAGCAACCTAACTCTGCTATTCGTAAATGTGTTCGTGTTCAGTTGATCAAGAATGGTAAGAAAGTTACCGCTTTCGTTCCCCACGATGGTTGTCTCAACTTCGTTGATGAAAACGACGAAGTTCTTCTTTCTGGTTTCGGTCGTAAGGGCAAGGCTAAGGGTGATATTCCCGGTGTCCGTTTCAAGGTCGTCAAGGTTGCCGGTGTTGGTCTTTCTGCTCTTTTCCAtgagaagaaggaaaagcCTAGAGCTTAA
- the gpl1 gene encoding Gpl1-Gih35-Wdr83 complex RNA-binding subunit — MYANSRKRSNVDVHRHPYVVYGSPFDLEPSRINQGVPVWKQEARDERNRKRFHGAFTGGFSAGYFNTVGSKEGWQPKSWKSSRNENKSVHGMTIDDIMDEEDRADQELSKVYTSKINTIDTSIPIDDPLLREFSNRDDSIGEKMLKNLGWNGHDFVISPFQGYYDDTKLTNQAYHGIGYQADDVFQLERKPVGMAKNLRGGFGSGVLNDDGIEDQDIYDLGAPKMRYDKSINITKKVASPFTPVKHTFLSKKDRSKGKSIIKSQNCSDGLPPLPGFVVVFNLQSPFQNNWFPPPTIPEGWEPKLFTNSQGFSQKKAQTSNERLPLFAEKSETNSNGEASLPSDVNHGVKEDEGSWQLIDIETAKNAMSRKDNPYNDERAGIYEIFLKAHLMNMPRLLRDIDSRHLLEFTQTASLYRPMSKNLSMRFVSSFEASTKKESINSHSETDDSILRRPRTVVTFIPERLLCKRFNVALPYGQEKQKRKNISSIENVPIIAEIENKSIDSIDTRKLNRPQDIEEKPKAPQTLFSAIFGDD, encoded by the coding sequence atgtatgccaattcaagaaaaagaagcaatgTCGATGTTCATCGGCACCCTTATGTAGTTTATGGCTCCCCTTTTGATCTTGAGCCGTCCAGAATTAATCAAGGAGTTCCTGTTTGGAAACAAGAAGCCAGGGATGAGCGTAATAGAAAGAGATTTCATGGTGCATTTACTGGTGGATTTTCTGCTGGCTATTTTAATACGGTTGGTTCAAAAGAGGGTTGGCAACCTAAATCTTGGAAAAGTTCAAGgaatgaaaacaaaagtgtGCATGGAATGACTATTGACGATATTATGGACGAGGAAGATCGTGCTGACCAAGAGCTTAGTAAAGTTTATACTTCGAAAATAAATACGATTGATACATCTATACCAATTGATGATCCTCTACTTAGAGAATTCTCAAATAGGGACGATAGCATTGGcgaaaaaatgttaaaaaatcttgGATGGAACGGTCATGATTTTGTTATATCTCCATTTCAAGGGTATTATGATGACACTAAGTTAACCAACCAAGCTTATCACGGTATCGGGTATCAAGCGGACGATGTTTTTCAGCTGGAAAGAAAACCAGTTGGAATGGCAAAAAATCTGCGCGGTGGATTTGGATCAGGTGTTTTAAATGATGATGGGATAGAAGATCAAGATATATACGACCTCGGTGCTCCAAAAATGCGGTATGATAAATCTATCAacattacaaaaaaagtCGCTTCTCCATTTACACCCGTTAAGCATACCTTTCtgtcaaaaaaagacaGAAGCAAAGGGAAAAGCATAATCAAATCGCAAAATTGCTCAGATGGTCTACCTCCCCTTCCAGGATTTGTAGTGgtatttaatttacaatcaccttttcaaaataattggTTTCCTCCTCCTACAATACCTGAGGGTTGGGAGCCAAaactttttacaaattctCAAGGAttttcacaaaaaaaagccCAAACTTCAAATGAGCGCTTACCACTTTTTGCTGAGAAAAGTGAAACAAATTCCAACGGTGAAGCAAGTTTACCTAGTGATGTTAATCATGGTGTCAAGGAAGATGAGGGATCTTGGCAACTAATTGACATTGAGACAGCTAAAAATGCAATGTCTAGGAAAGATAATCCCTATAACGATGAGCGTGCCGGAATTTACGAGATTTTCCTTAAGGCGCACCTAATGAATATGCCACGATTACTCAGAGATATTGATTCTCGTCATTTACTAGAATTTACTCAAACAGCTTCACTATACCGACCTATGTCAAAAAATCTATCGATGCGTTTCGTAAGTTCTTTTGAAGCCTCGACTAAAAAAGAGTCGATTAATTCACATAGTGAAACTGATGATTCAATTTTGAGAAGACCTCGTACAGTTGTTACATTCATTCCCGAACGTCTTCTTTGTAAACGCTTTAATGTCGCCTTACCGTACGGtcaagaaaaacaaaagcgtaaaaatatttcttctaTTGAAAATGTACCTATTATTgctgaaattgaaaacaaaagtatcGATTCAATTGATACAAGGAAGTTGAATCGACCCCAGGATATAGaagaaaaaccaaaagCTCCCCAAACTCTTTTCAGTGCAATATTTGGGGATGactga
- the rho5 gene encoding Rho family GTPase Rho5 translates to MTTELRRKLVIVGDGACGKTCLLIVFSKGTFPEVYVPTVFENYVADVEVDGRHIELALWDTAGQEDYDRLRPLSYPDSHVVLICFSVDAPESLDNVQEKWISEVLHFCSNLPILLVGCKVDLRNDPKTIEELSKTSQKPITFEEGQVVAQKIGAYKYLECSAKLNEGVNEVFETAARASMLKFKPASVPKTKKKKHCILL, encoded by the exons ATGACTACTGAGCTCCGTCGTAAATTGGTTATTGTTGGCGATGGTGCTTGTGGTAAAACATGCTTGTTGAT TGTTTTTTCCAAAGGAACTTTTCCTGAAGTTTACGTCCCTACTGTTTTCGAAAATTATGTTGCCGATGTCGAGGTTGATGGAAGGCATATTGAATTGGCACTATGGGATACAGCTGGTCAGGAGGATTACGATCGTTTACGCCCTCTTTCCTATCCAGACTCTCACGTCGttttgatttgtttttcagtTGATGCTCCAGAGAGTTTGGACAATGTTCAAGAAAAATGGATTTCTGAAGTTCTTCACTTCTGCTCCAATTTACCCATTTTGCTAGTTGGGTGTAAAGTGGATTTACGAAACGATCCAAAAACAATCGAAGAGCTCTCCAAAACCTCACAGAAGCCTATCACATTTGAAGAAGGACAGGTAGTAGCTCAAAAGATTGGCGCCTATAAGTATCTCGAATGTTCAGCGAAATTGAACGAAGGGGTCAATGAGGTTTTTGAGACTGCAGCTCGTGCTTCCATGCTTAAATTTAAGCCTGCTAGTGTACCGaagacaaaaaagaagaagcacTGTATCTTACTCTGA
- the whi2 gene encoding phosphatase activator, whose translation MSVPIDRINTVDTLANTLESNLKFFPEKIHFNIRGKLIVIDRVELPILPTTVLALLFPNGFHLLLKHEGGDVSSCFKCHKIDPSICKWILDTYLPLFKKSNNAYPSKIAFNPISNTTLVLFLTECCNIYLFSENKKPVDQKIRSDLLEQTFKNNDVFESADKKKIRKGLSDGPLVDALQHCGFRYNDKWAKRVKEPKLMSLMSYIITTVESSSLSEEFLSKILKLWGQPGNKCWWINEVIKVNGSLINVWRRKQWLLEVTIMGNRENSQD comes from the coding sequence ATGTCAGTTCCAATTGATCGAATCAATACGGTTGACACTTTAGCCAATACACTGGAAAGTaatttaaagttttttccagaaaaaatacatttcAACATCCGGGGCAAACTAATAGTCATTGATCGCGTTGAACTTCCAATATTACCAACTACCGTGTTGGCACTTCTATTTCCTAATGGGTTTCATCTGCTTTTAAAACATGAGGGAGGTGATGTCTCATCATGTTTCAAATGCCACAAAATCGACCCTTCCATTTGTAAATGGATTTTGGACACCTATCTAccattatttaaaaaaagtaataatgCTTATCCCTCAAAAATTGCATTTAATCCTATATCGAATACTACCCTCGTTTTATTCTTAACAGAATGTTGCAatatctatttattttctgaaaataaaaagccCGTCGACCAAAAAATCAGGAGCGACTTATTAGAGCAAACTTTCAAGAACAACGACGTTTTTGAAAGTGcagacaaaaaaaaaatccgaAAAGGGCTGAGTGATGGACCGCTAGTTGATGCATTACAGCATTGTGGATTTCGCTACAACGATAAATGGGCCAAGAGAGTAAAGGAGCCAAAATTAATGAGCTTAATGTCGTATATCATAACAACAGTCGAGAGCTCCTCATTAAGCGAAGAATTTTTGagtaaaattttgaagctATGGGGACAGCCAGGTAATAAGTGCTGGTGGATAAACGAAGTTATAAAAGTAAACGGATCTTTAATCAATGTTTGGAGGAGAAAGCAGTGGTTGTTGGAAGTTACGATTATGGGAAATCGTGAAAATTCTCAAGACTAA
- the gih35 gene encoding ATP-dependent RNA helicase encodes MPNEFISQSLSTLTNTPLNIQKKLLPITKYRNQLLYAVEQNQITIVLGHTGCGKTTQIPQFLYEAGWASQNGIIGCTQPRRLVAKSVSERVSLELNSPPGSLCGYSIQFDHNVSEKTKIKYMTDGILLNEIFFDPLLERYSIVILDEVHERTLSTDLLLGVLKRILEKRNDFRLVLSSASVDANKLSQFFGQDKVCTMSIEGKLFPVETLFLQKPTENYVDSAIETVININSTYPPGDILVFLSGRKEIEYCIKKIEDSLIHASEDCQTLVPLPLHAGLTVDEQMRVFNIYDGDFRKVIFSTNIAETSITIDGIVYVVDSGFNKQRIYNPYTRTSKLINVPISKSSAIQRSGRAGRTMRGKVFRLYTEKAYSLMKEEFEADILNCDMSPLVLFLKGLGLKNILQFPFFVRPPTVHLMAALEDLYLLGVLDESGNLTDPLGIQISNSFLDANISKALLTSNQFGCTHEILSIASILTAGEVFYNPTSSSKNDAFVAHSSFFANEGDIITALNVFESFVGNKKDLQWCRKNYLNYQTLRQALDIRTHLVRFLNKFSIPTAQRLPSSDCSKILKCLLDGFVRNVAHLQNDGSYKTIGGKQVWLDSSSVLHEKKTPWIMYSSAVESETQIFVKNISKIESFWLDKYYKREK; translated from the exons ATGCCTAATGAGTTTATTTCCCAATCGCTTAGTACTCTTACAAATACACCCTTAAATATTCAGAAAAAGCTATTACCAATCACCAAATACA GAAACCAGTTGTTATATGCAGTAGAGCAAAATCAGATTACTATAGTGTTAGGCCACACAGGATGTGGTAAAACAACTC AAATCCCTCAATTTTTATACGAAGCTGGATGGGCGTCCCAAAACGGTATTATAGGATGTACACAG CCCAGAAGACTCGTAGCAAAGAGCGTCTCTGAACGAGTATCTTTGGAACTGAACTCTCCTCCTGGAAGTTTGTGTGGATATAGCATTCAATTTGATCATAACGTTtctgaaaaaacaaaaataaaatatatgacCGATGGAATCCTTTTgaatgaaatattttttgatccTTTGCTGGAAAGATATTCAATAGTCATTCTCGACGAAGTCCATGAACGAACTTTGTCGACAGATCTCCTACTAGGAGTTTTGAAAAg GATTTTAGAAAAGAGGAATGATTTTAGACTTGTGCTCTCCAGCGCTTCTGTTGACGCGAATAAACTGTCTCAGTTTTTCGGACAAGATAAAGTATGCACTATGTCAATTGAAGGGAAATTATTCCCCGTagaaacattatttttgcaGAAACCTACAGAAAATTACGTTGATTCTGCAATCGAAACGGTTATAAACATTAATTCAACCTATCCGCCTGGTGATATATTGGTTTTTCTTTCgggaagaaaagaaatagaatactgtataaaaaagattgaagaTTCCTTAATTCATGCTTCCGAAGACTGTCAAACTTTAGTTCCTTTACCTTTACATGCTGGTCTTACTGTTGACGAGCAAATGCGAGTTTTTAACATATATGATGGTGACTTCAGAAAAGTTATATTTTCTACGAATATTGCTGAGACTAGTATTACTATTGATGGCATAGTTTATGTCGTTGATTCAggttttaataaacaacgGATATACAACCCGTATACAAGGACTTCAAAATTGATTAACGTGCCTATATCTAAGTCAAGTGCTATACAGAGAAGTGGAAGAGCTGGAAGGACAATGAGGGGAAAGGTGTTCCGTCTATATACTGAAAAAGCTTACAGCTTGatgaaagaagaatttgaagCAGACATCTTAAATTGCGATATGTCACCGTTGGtgttatttttgaaaggttTAGGGCTAAAAAACATACTTCAGTTTCCCTTTTTTGTCCGTCCTCCCACAGTTCACCTTATGGCGGCTCTAGAG gacCTCTATCTTTTAGGTGTCTTGGACGAAAGTGGAAATTTGACAGACCCACTTGGCATACAAATTTCCAACTCATTCTTGGATGCAAACATCTCCAAAGCT TTACTTACTTCCAACCAATTTGGTTGCACTCATgaaattctttcaattgCTTCAATACTTACAGCAGGCGAAGTATTTTATAATCCCACAAGTTCATCAAAGAATGATGCCTTCGTTGCccattcttctttttttgcaaatgaaGGGGACATCATTACCGCATTAAATG tttttgaatCTTTTGTCGgtaacaaaaaagatttacAATGGTGCaggaaaaattatttgaacTATCAAACTTTGCGCCAAGCCCTTGACATTCGCACTCATTTGGttcgttttttaaataaattttctatACCTACTGCTCAAAGATTACCATCCAGTGATTgttccaaaattttgaaatgcCTACTTGATGGTTTTGTGCGTAACGTCGCACATTTACAGAATGACGGCTCTTACAAAACAATAGGAGGAAAGCAGGTTTGGTTAGACTCTAGTAGTGTACttcatgaaaaaaaaacaccaTGGATCATGTATTCTTCAG CTGTCGAATCAGAAACTCAAATATTCGTGAAgaatatttctaaaataGAAAGTTTTTGGCTGGATAAATACTATAAAcgagaaaaataa
- the rad57 gene encoding DNA recombination mediator, RecA family ATPase Rad57/Rhp57 — translation MDISNYVDNFYFDEKIASAFELGEVSTVDLLTLDITELERRTHCSQSELLQLIEQISLLLQPVRCSASKVTSKYLTTGDVKLDETLHGGIPVGQLTEICGESGSGKSQFCMQLCLMVQLPLSLGGMNKAAVFISTESGLETKRLFELARYLPERYPKADKKDIIIKNPGDRVYTILCPDLESQEHIIQYQLPILFNRDKIGLVILDSVASNYRAELRYNRSKSHFRDLDNIAKRGNQLGKLAMTLRTLAHQHEAAVVIANQVSDRIPRDYDAIGLFSLDYQSQWFSGWDDTDPNPKIPSLGLVWTNNISTRLALIKKTDSATNNSGRIFRVVYSPNSPRLDVRICIGSVGIYSC, via the exons ATGGATATTTCGAATTATGTTGACAATTTCTACTTTGATGAGAAAATTGCTTCAGCATTTGAATTAG GAGAAGTAAGCACGGTTGATTTGTTAACGCTGGATATTACTGAGCTAGAAAGACGCACACATTGTAGTCAAAGTGAGTTATTACAGTTAATTGAGCAGATATCCCTCCTTCTTCAACCAGTAAGATGTTCTGCTTCCAAAGTCACTTCGAAATATTTGACAACTGGCGATGTAAAGTTGGATGAAACTCTACATGGAGGTATACCAGTAGGACAGTTAACTGAAATATGTGGTGAAAGCGGTTCAGGGAAGTCACAGTTTTGTATGCAGCTTTGTTTAATGGTTCAACTACCTCTCAGTTTAGGAGGAATGAACAAAGCAGCTGTCTTCATTTCTACAGAGTCCGGTCTTGAAACAAAACGATTATTTGAACTGGCGCGTTATTTACCAGAAAGGTATCCCAAAGCTGATAAGAAAGacataattataaaaaatccaGGAGATAGGGTGTATACTATATTATGCCCAGATCTGGAATCTCAAGAACATATCATTCAGTATCAACTGCCGATTTTATTCAATCGGGATAAAATTGGGTTGGTTATATTGGATAGTGTCGCCTCCAACTACAGAGCTGAGCTCCGTTACAACCGATCCAAAAGTCATTTTAGAGATTTAGATAATATTGCCAAACGTGGAAATCAATTGGGAAAGTTAGCTATGACTCTACGCACTTTAGCTCATCAACATGAAGCTGCTGTTGTCATAGCTAACCAAGTTAGCGATAGAATTCCTAGAGATTATGATGCTATTGGGTTGTTTAGTTTAGATTATCAATCGCAATGGTTTTCGGGATGGGATGACACAGATCCAAATCCCAAAATACCATCTCTTGGTCTCGTTTGGACTAATAACATCAGTACGAGATTAGCATTAATTAAGAAAACCGACTCTGCCACCAATAATTCGGGGAGAATCTTTCGGGTTGTTTATTCACCAAATTCTCCAAGGCTTGACGTACGAATATGCATAGGATCGGTTGGGATATATTCGTGCTAg